A genomic stretch from Halorhodospira halophila SL1 includes:
- a CDS encoding ABC transporter permease, producing MSRRRVWSSWPPWAGLLGVVALWMAAAHQVPDSILPDPWVVTLELGGTLHSGDHWANTGVTLRNVVVSFLLSLLGGVALGLWAARSPTLQRALHPIIVLIEAAPHIAWLVLAVLWLGIGVGPPVLVGVSMALPLIYMATSHGIAQIDRGIMDMAHIYQLGWYKRLTHILLPHLALTLAGAASGALSVSWRAVIMAEAFASDAGLGQSLWGSYLYGEVTAVYAQVLWIVLLGLALEYLLIHPGRQLIERRLQHV from the coding sequence ATGAGCCGGCGGCGCGTCTGGTCCAGCTGGCCGCCGTGGGCTGGACTGCTCGGTGTCGTCGCCCTATGGATGGCCGCCGCCCACCAGGTTCCGGACTCCATCCTGCCGGACCCCTGGGTGGTCACCCTGGAACTGGGTGGCACCCTCCACTCCGGCGACCACTGGGCGAACACCGGGGTCACCCTGCGCAATGTTGTGGTCAGCTTCTTGCTCTCGCTGCTTGGCGGCGTCGCATTGGGGCTCTGGGCGGCACGCTCACCTACCCTGCAAAGGGCCCTGCACCCGATCATCGTCCTGATCGAGGCAGCCCCTCACATCGCCTGGCTGGTCCTCGCCGTCCTCTGGCTGGGCATCGGGGTCGGTCCGCCAGTGCTGGTGGGTGTCAGTATGGCCCTGCCGCTGATCTACATGGCCACCAGCCACGGGATCGCGCAGATCGATCGGGGCATCATGGACATGGCCCACATCTATCAGCTCGGCTGGTACAAGCGCCTGACCCACATCCTGCTCCCGCACCTGGCGCTGACCCTCGCCGGAGCCGCGTCGGGGGCGTTATCGGTCAGCTGGCGTGCCGTGATCATGGCCGAGGCCTTCGCCAGCGATGCGGGTCTGGGGCAGTCCCTCTGGGGCAGCTACCTCTACGGCGAGGTCACAGCCGTGTACGCCCAAGTCCTGTGGATTGTGCTCCTCGGCCTAGCGCTGGAGTACCTGCTGATCCACCCCGGTCGACAACTCATCGAGCGACGCCTTCAACATGTCTGA